The following coding sequences are from one Plasmodium knowlesi strain H genome assembly, chromosome: 9 window:
- a CDS encoding 60S ribosomal protein L41, putative: MAHGASRYKKSRAKMRWKWKKKRTRRLQKKRRKMRQRSR, encoded by the exons ATGGCACATGGGGCTAGTCGTTATAAGAAGTCAAGGGCAAAGATGCGCTGGAAG tggaagaaaaagagaaccAGACGATtgcaaaagaagagaagaaagatgAGACAAAGATCGAGGTAA
- a CDS encoding 40S ribosomal protein S21, putative: MFNDQKVLVDIYIPRKCSATSRLIHAKEHGAVQINVGMVNKNGVYTGETETFAIAGHVRQKGESDACMNRLLHEKKMLSFPN, encoded by the exons ATGTTTAACGACCAGAAAGTTTTAGTCGACATTTACATCCCAAGGAAATGCTCGGCAACATCAAGACTCATCCACGCCAAGGAACATGGAGCTGTTCAAATTAACGTTGGCATG GTTAACAAGAATGGAGTGTACACAGGCGAGACGGAAACCTTTGCCATTGCTGGCCACGTCAGACAGAAGGGAGAATCGGATGCTTGCATGAACCGTCTCCTCCACGAGAAGAAGATGTTGTCCTTCCCAAATTAG